Genomic window (Ureibacillus composti):
TCTACATCTGTGTTCCCAAATTCCATTAACAAATCTGCTAGTGGCTCTAGTCCTTTCTCTTTCGCAATTGTTGCCTTAGTACGACGTTTTTGTTTAAATGGACGATATAAATCTTCCACTCTTTGTAAAATGGTTGCCCCTTTAATAGAAGCCTCTAATTCCTCAGTTAATTTTCCCTGTTCTTCGATAATTCGAATGACTTCTTCTTTTCTTTGTTCAAGCTGCTGTATGTAATGATATCGATCTTCAATCGACTTAATTTGTACCTCGTCTAATGAACCAGTTGCTTCCTTTCTATACCGAGCAATAAACGGTACAGTGTTTCCATCTTCTAATAACTTAATTACCGCTTCTGCCTGATGTGGCTTTACTTTTGTATCTACTGCGATCATTTGTAGCAATTTCTTATCTTCCATTATTTCACTGCCTTTCACACTAGTACGGTTATTTTAACATAAAGCATTTCTTATAATAATTTTAACAACATACTTCACTAATATTTGGCTTTGCTTTTTAACTTCAAATCAAAAATGCATAGCGATTCGCTATGTGTACTAAGCTTATCGAATGAAGTTAAAAAGTCTACCCTTCTATCAAAGAGTAGACCTAAACATGTTATATTAACACACTGCTTTTTAATATTTCGTCTTGAAGTTTCTTGATTGCCTTCCGCTGAATACGCGATACATGCATTTGAGATATACCAAGTTGATCTCCAACTTCTTTTTGACTCATTTGTTTTAAATAAGTTAGTTGAAGTACCTGTTTTTCACGTTCATCTAAAATATTAACGACTTCAGAAAAGATTAACTTTTGATTCGTCTTTTCATAACCCTCATCTTCTTTTCCAACAATATCAAGCAATGTAACAGCGCTTCCATCAGACTCCGATTCAATTGAATGATTAATTGACAACGCTTGATAATTCTTACTAGTTTCCATTGCTTCTAAAACATCTTCTTCTGAAACATTTAAATACTCCGCTATTTCAATGATAGAAGGAGAATATTGTAATTTTGCGGTTAAAGTTTCCACAGCAACTTTAATTCGCGGTCCTAATTCTTTAATTCGTCGGGGTACATGAACATCCCATGTCTTATCTCTTAAAAAGCGTTTTATTTCCCCGACGATTGTTGGTATTGCATATGCCTCAAAACTCCCACCAATAGATGGATCAAAACGGCGAATTGCTCCTAATAGACCTATCATACCAACTTGTACAATATCATCATAAAGAGATTTGCCGTACGAATATTTACGTGCAATAGACTCCACTAGTTGTTGAAAGTGAAGTACCAATTTTGTTAGCATTTCATCGCTTTCTGTTTTTTGATAGTTTTCTATCCATAACAGAACTTGATCCTTCTTAGACGTTTTATTTAGTTGGGATTCTTTTGACATTGTCTTTCACCTGCTCTCTGGTGACATATTTTGTCATGAAAACAGTAACCCCATCATCGTTATTCACTCTTACTTCGTCCATCAAGGTCTCCATTAAATAAAGGCCTAACCCACCTTCTCTTAACACCTCAACACTTTCGCTTTCAGTATACGGACCAATTTTTGATTTAATTTCTTCAAAGTTAAATCCATGTCCGTCATCGGCTACCATTACCTCTAACCTATTTTTATAAAGGGCGCTTCCAATAACTACTTCACCTACAGCTTCGGTATAAGCGTGGTGTACAACATTTGTAACTGCCTCACTCACGGCAATTTTCAAATCTTCAATTTCATCATAGTTAAAACCCAGTCTTGTCGCCATTCCTGAAACCGTCAACCTTACTACACCAACATATTGGGGCTTTGCCGGAATTTTTATTTCAATATAATCAAAAGTTTCCATCGCTTAGCTCCACCTTTTTATGTGTTTCGATATCCATTAATTCATTTAGACCTGTAATTTCAAATAGCCGTGTAAGACGATCTGACAATTGTGTAAGTTTCAGTTTTCCTTCTTCTCTATTCACCTTTTTATAAAAGCCTACAAAAACCCCAATACCAGTACTATCCATATAATTTACATTAGATAAATCAAGTTCAATTAAACTATACTTCCCTATAGTAATTGTCTCTAATTCATCTCTCAAAATCGGTGCTGTAAAAGTATCGATTTCTCCTTCTATTTTCCCACGTAACATATCTCCATCTTCCCGAAGTTGTACGTTCACCTTCATGAGGACACCTCCAATTAAACTATCATTTTTTACCCTGTATACAGAAAATTAAACCCGATTTATAGAGAAACATGTCACTTTTTCATAATAACTACTGTAAAATCATCTTCTAGCTGATAATTTTGATAGCTAAGTATTTGTTTATAAAGTTCATCGCACATTTGTTGAGCATTTAAATGCTTACATTTCATTGCTATTTCGCGAATTAATTGACGGGAATCCAATTCTTCCAATTTTCTGAATTCAGTTACTCCATCAGTTAACATAATAATAAAATCACCATCATTTAGATGAACTTCAGATTGGCGGTATTTTACTTCTGGTAATATACCTAATAACAATCCTTTACTCTCTAAATCATAAAATTTATTTTCTTTCGCATTATAATATAATGCTGGTTCATGACCTGCTGAACCATATGTAAAAATATTATTCTCCACATCAAATCGCCCATAAAACAGCGAGACAAACATACTATCATCTACACTTTTTTCAATAATTCTATTTAGCACCTCAAGTACATAAGAGGGGTTATTGTTTGCATATTCTAGCGTGTCTAAACCATATTTCACCATCGACATGCAAAGCGCAGCTGGAACGCCTTTTCCCACAACATCTGTTACAGCAACACTAACGTGATGGCCATCATCTTGTAAAAAGTAAACATAGTCCCCATTCATTTTTCGAACCGGAACGGATACCATGCCAACGTCTATTTGATTTAGCTTCGGGATGTTTGTCTTCAGCATTAAATTTTGAATTTTTGTAGCAATGTCCATTTCGATTCTTAATTCTTCTTGTTTCATTAGTAGGCTTTGATGTTCTTTTACTTTTAAGCCATAATAAACCATAACTTCAATAAGAAAATCGTATGCATGTTCAACATATTTTGGTAAAGTACCATGTAGTTGTTCCACTGCTTGTTTATGTATATTTATTACCTCTTCAGGAGTAATATTTTTTTGAATTAATTGTCGAATATAATTTTGACCGATATATAAGTTTTCTTCACTTTGATTCTTTAAATAATCGGATAATATTTTTTCATATTGCACTTGAAGATAACCCAATAGTTTTCACATCCTATCGCTTTAACCATTTTTCAATTCTAACTTTAGTACCTTTTCCCACTTCCGATTCGATATCAAGTTTATCCATTAATCTTTTTACGGCTGGAATACCAACACTAGAACTACCCGAATTTGAAAAACTATCTTCTAATACGCTTTGAAGATTTGCAATACCGGGACCTTTATCTATTGCAGTAATTGCAATTCCTAATCTATTATTTTCTTCTAATCTTTCAATAATAATATCGCCTTCACCTGCATATAGATAAATATTTTTAGCTAGTTCGCTTATTGCCGTTGCAATCCTCGCTTGATCTACTGTGGTAAAACCAATAGCTTTTGCTTCATTACGGCCTTGTTGACGCGCAGTCACAATATCCCATTCTGTTACAATCTCAACTATTGATTTTTCACTCATGGCTTCACCCCACCTTTACTCGAAGTTTGAACAAACAATTTAGTATTCTATTTTATTATCGAAAATTATGTATTTTTTTTGAATTATTTAACTTTAATATATCGTAACATCTATATTTACAGCAAACTAATTTTGTAAAATTTATCAAACATTTAAAAAAAAAAAATAAAAAAGCACTGAAACCGGGGTCTCAAGTGCTTTAGTATGGAATTATTTATGTATTTAAAATTTCATTAGTCCTAAGCTTATTTCAAGTGCTACATCCACTTTTTCCATAAGTTCAACATCTAGTTGTGTTATCCGATCGGTTAATCTAGATTTATCGATAGTGCGCAATTGTTCAAGCAAAATTACCGAATTCCGTTCAAACCCGTATTTCTTAGCATCTATTTCAACGTGTGTTGGTAATTTTGCTTTTTGTATTTGCGCAGTAATAGCAGCGATGATCACTGTGGGACTAAATCTATTTCCTATATCATTTTGAATGATTAATACGGGTCTAGTACCGCCTTGTTCAGATCCAACCACTGGAGAAAGATCTGCAAAAAAAACGTCCCCTCGTTTCACAATCAAATATGTCATCCCCCGCTTACGAGACGCTCTACCATATGTTCGGCTTCATATTCTGCTTGTAGACATTCGCTACAAATTGTCAGATTAATCTGCGACATTTCCACATAGCCTTTCATTAAAGCTTCCCGTATTTGATTTGGTTGCTTGTGTGTTGATAATCTGCGTGACGAAATATAGACAAAGCTCTCTTTGTCTGCACATTTACGCTCAAGTGTCTGATTAAATTCGATTACCATCTCTTGTGGAAGTTCAATTTTAACTTCCTCTACTTCTTCAACTTTTTTTACGTACAAAACAAGCACCTCCACAAAAACCGTACCATTTCTAATTACTTCATTCTATCATCGAATATACGAGTTGAAAAGACATGATAGTTTATAAAATGACATTTGTTTTGTATTTATCGGCTTTTGTTGGAGATTTTGTCGTATTTAATCATTTTGTAAGTAAATTCTTGGAACCCTAGAGGTAATTAAACAAGGAACTTCGTAATTTATTGTTTCGACTTTTGTTGCCCATTCATCAATTGTAATCTCTTCATTATTTTGTTTACCGATTAAAGTTACTTTCTCGCCTATATTATATGCTCTTGGTAAAAGTATCATACATTGGTCCATACAAATTCTTCCTACAATTGGCACTCGGATTCCATCAATTAAAACATGTTGACCACTATATTTTCTAATTAATCCATCTGCATATCCAATCGGTAAAGTCCCAATCAGTTCCGTTTTTTCAGCAGTATATGTAGCACCATAGCCAACAGATTGGCCAGCTTCTAATTGTTTCACGGCTACAAGTTCAGTTTCTAGTGAAAAAGCAGCCTCTAATGGAAATGGTAACTTTGTTTTGACATAAGATGAAGGTGCTAGTCCATACATTGAAATACCAAATCGAATAGCGTCAAAAAGAAGGTGTTGATCTTTTACAAGTGTTGTTGCAGTATTGGCACTATGAACGATTCTCGGTTTTTGTGGTAGTTTGTTAACTAGTTGTTCGAATTTCATCACTTGTTTGTTAAAGTATGAATCATCTTCTTCATCTGCAGTTGCAAAGTGGGTAAATACACCATCAACAATTAAATTTGATGTAGTACTTATAGCTTCGTATAAGTTAAGTAAATCGTTTGCAGAAGTTACACCTATCCTTCCCATGCCTGTATCAATTTTTATATGTAATTTTAATGGTCTTAGGAGTTCTGTTTTCGTTTGGATTTGATGTACCCATTCAGTTGAAAATACAGTTAATGAGATATCTTTCTCTGCAGCATATGGTGCGAAAGAGACTGGTGAGTACCCAAGTACTATTATATCTATGTTGGGAAAACTTTCTCGGATATGTAATGCCTCTTCAGGTGTGGCTACGGCCAACATTGTAGCCCCAGCTTCTATTGCAGCTTTTGATACTTCAATATCACCATGACCATAAGCATTTGCTTTTACAACTGCTATAATTTGTACGTTTGGTGGAAGAAAATCCTTTAATCGGTTGACATTATTTTTTATTGCTTGTAAATCAATAATTGCTTTTGTTGGACGGAAGTGTTGTTTTTGTTCCACTTATTTTATACCCTCTTTTGCTAAAAATTAAACATAATGTAATCACTTTTTAGATAATTCAATTTTATATGTTAGACTCATTACAGTCCAATAATTACTTTCATATCTATAAATTTTATATAGCTCATAAATAAATATTATTCTTTTAACGTAATAATCAGTGGGTGACGAATAATCAAGTCCCCCACTGATTGAAATACAATTTATTTCATACTTCCTGGAGTTACCGATGCAGCAACTTCCATCATCTCTTCTTTTGTTAAATTTTCAGAAGCTAAGAAGAATGATACGCCATCTGACTCCCAACTAATAGAGTTGTCCGTAATTGCGCCAATTGTAAATCCTAGATCTGCCGGATCACCAGGTGCAAATACAGGAAGTGTTGAATCTTCATCATAAACAATTGGTTGTTGCATAAGCGTAAACGCCTTTTCACCTTCAAAAGTTAAAACAACACGTTTATTCCCATTATCAGCAATTTCCTTTTCACCAACTAAAGTTGTATCTTCCCATTGTAAAACTGGGTAATGAGTTTGGAAGTCTTGCTGTTCTGTTTGTGCCGAAGCAGCTGCCTTACTGTCATCTTTATCAGTGAACTTTTCTACAGCATACTCACTTTCTTGGTGTTGTTTGTTCATATCAATAGATTTGAATGTAATTGCAATTTGCTCTTCTTGTGCGTCATTTAATACAGAAATTTTCGTTGGTAGTTTCGACTTCTTGTCTACTGTAATTTTTTGCGTAGGCATAATGCTCTTATGATTATTTCTTGTTGCAGCTGTGAAGATGTAGTTTTTCTCATCTTCTTCCATCACTAACTTCTCGTCAGACAGTAAATCTTCAGCTAACGCACCAATTAAGTATGGTTGGCTGTTTTGTTTTGGCCATTCACTTTGGAACTTGTACGTTTTTCTAAGCGACGGTGTTACAACAAATACGCCTTCTTTATTTCGAATAATCATTTGTGTGACATCTTCGCCTTGTTGTGATACTTTCACTCGGTATAGATCTGGTTGTGTATGCCATACATTAACATCATAAACTCTTGGTTCTGCACCTGTTTTGATTTCCATTGTGGCATCTAGTTCGTATCCTTTTACATCAGTCCATTTGTTACTTAGATCCTTCAATACATCTTCCTGCGAATTTCCCCCACAAGCCGCTAACACTAGTACACTTAACAACATGACGATAAAAGCGATTAATTTGTGTCTCAAAACTCCATCCTTTCTACTTTCGCTCCGATACGTCAAATATATGAGGGGGGATAGAACATTATGCTATCACTTTTGGACAAAGATACAATTTTTCTTCTAAAAATTTTCATTCATTAAGATAACTTGTGCCGCTGCATAGGCTTTTGTATGGGTAATACTAACAAATCCACTCACAGCTTGCCCATTAAAATATAATACAGGCTTGCCTAACTTATCTTTTAATATTTCTATTTGATGAAATTCACAACCTTGTCCTATTCCTGTACCATTCGCTTTTGAAAATGCTTCTTTTGCAGAAAACCTACCAGCCAAAAATTCAATCTGACGTTGTTCGCTTAATTGTTTAAATATGTTTAGTTCCCTTTCCGATAATATCCTTTGCTGAAACTTATCAGAACGATTCTTCGCTTTTTGTATTCGTTCCATCTCTACAATATCTAATCCGATTCCTTTAATCATTTAACCTTCTCCTTTTATTCTTATTCCAATACCATGTATAATAGTGTTTAAATCGAGGTGAATATATGTTTATTCGGAGAGAAAGTTTTCGTCAATTTATTAAGTTTTATCCGATTGTCTCTTCATTAATCGCAATCAATTTGATTGTGTATATTTTAACTATTCTTCCTATCGTTGGGAATTCCGTTTTTTATTTAGGAATGAGTGTAAATTATTTAATCGCTGATGGTCAGTGGTGGAGAGTAATTACTTCAATTTTTATTCATGGTGGCTTTTTCCATGTTTTATTTAATATGTTTTCCCTATTTTTATTTGGACCAGAGATGGAAAAAATCGCTGGGAAGGTTCGTTTTTTGACAATCTATTTTATTGCGGGTATTTTAGGCAATGTTGTAACGTTTGTAAGCTACGATGGTATGTATGCTAGTGTTGGTGCGAGTGGTGCAATCTTTGGAATTTTCGGCGCTTTTGCCGCGCTTGTCTACTACACACGCCGTACCATGCCACAACTCAAACAAATCATTATGCCGATCATCATCATTAGTGTAATAATTTCGTTTATACAACCAAATGTAAATATTGCAAGTCATTTAGGTGGGTTAGTGACAGGATTTATTTTAGGGCTCACATACTTCTCCCCTAAACATATCATTAGCTGGCGAAAAAAATAATGTATATAGGTTGAAATACTGAACGTTTAAAAGAGTGTAGTTAGAGTCAAAAAAGACTTCAACTACACTCTTTTTAATTTGAACAATTAATAAGACAGAGAAAATAAAGCACCTATTCTCGTTGCTCTATCCCCTCTTCAACACCTTCTTTTGATCGGTCAAACCAGTCCATAACAGTGTCTACGTCCTTAACATTTAAGTTAGGTGCTTTAGCAGAAGCTCCTCCTAATCCAGACATAACCGTAGCTTCAATCGAGGCAATTTGTCTTCGGTTTTGAAAATAACTTTGTCTTCTTTCAAGCGCTTGAATACGCTTTTTCTCAACAACAAATGTAACTCTGCTAATAATTCTATAAACAATTGTTAATTGATTTCGTTTAATGGAATAACCTGCCGTTCTATATTGCCATATTCCCAAAAATATTGTAGGAATGATAAGTAAAATTGACAACAATCCAAAAGGGTAAAAGAAATAAGTACATAACCCTACAATCGGTAATAACCAGATGAAATCAATTCGGTAAAAAAATGGTTTTGCTCTTTTCGGCGGTTTGGTTAATATAGGGTTCCATTCAAATTGGGGAAATAATTCTTGTAGTGGATCAATCATTTTTTTCTTTGGGATTAAAGGTATTAAGGTTATTTTTTTTTCCTTTTCTCCAAAACCACCACTTGCACTTTCCACAACTACCGTTGCATATCCAAATAATTGTCTTAATGGGTTCTCAACAATTTTAATAGCTTGCACACGATTTAAAGGGATGGTTACTCGTTTCTTTTCAAGTAGCCCTCTCGATACAATTAGCCGTTCATTCTCTTCAATAATCGTAAAATCATAATAGTTTATAAATGTTATTAGAATAGAAATAATCCACGCAAATAAAAAAACAACAAATACAGCTAGTGCTACTACGGCAAAACCAAATTTTATAAAGCCAGCTATTTCTTCATAAATTAACTCATATGGAATGAATTCAGCAAACTGCGAAAGGACTGCAACTACCCCCGTTAAAACAACGCCAATACCGTTTGAGGTAGTAGCAAGAATCACCAAATCTTTTGGGGTCATTTTTCTAACTACTCTAGAAGTTGGTTCACTTTGTAACAACTCACCTTTACCATCATGCAATTGCTCCACATTTGTTAGAACATCTAAACTTTGTTTTGCTCTTTGTGTTTCTTTTTCAATTCGCTTTGCAGCATCTTTTGTAATTGCTGTGAGCTCAGCTTCAGGTCTACCGTTCGTACTCCCTGCCGTTTCCACCATAACTTGTACAAGTCCAAAAATACGATGGAATATTCCTTCTTTATAATTTAATCCCTGTATTCGGTCAAAAGGGATAAACCGCTTTTTCTTTACAAACAAACCATATTTCACGCGTAATTCGTTATCTTCAAACCAATATACAAATGTCCACCATTTTATTATTCCTGAGAATAAATATAAAAACGCAATAACAACAACGATTAATGTAGGAATGATCTCGATCCAAAATCCATCTTGCCTTACATCAATATTAAAATTAAACCCATTAGTAACGAAAATAATTAAAAATGGAATAATTAAATCTTTTAATCCCTTAACGAAATTAATAACCGCTGAAATAGGGTGAAGCTTAAACTTTTCATTAGACATCATCTTCAGCCACCCTTGCTAATTCTGATATTCGAGAACGTAATCGGTCCGCATCTTCCGATATAAGCATCGGAATAATATGAGTAGTAGCAGCAGTGGAAATTGAAATATTTGATAGATCATATTTCTTTAAAATAGGGCCCTGTGCAGTATCGACATGTTGGACACGTACCATTGGAATAAGGGTTCTCTTCACAATAAATAATCCATTTTGAATTTCTATTTCATGTTCACGAACTTCATAACGCCAATGATTCCATCGAATTTTAGGAATCCAAATGGAGCCGATTAAAACTAACAATACGATCAAGGCAACAATTAAATAAATAAGTGAAGGTCCATCAAATTTATAAGTTAAGAAACTAATAATGCCTGTTATAATTAGTACGAGTAACGTATTAAATAACCCATATAAACGCCAAACTGTAAGTCCTTTTCTCGGGATTTGATAAATTGGCTGTTGTCTCACAAAAACACCCCTTTCCTATCTTTCTAGCCAATTCTACGTGAAATAACACAAAAATGTTTCGTTTTTGCAAATAAAAAATCGACAATTTTTACATTGTCGATTTTTTTACATGTTTTAGGCAATTAAACCTAACCCATTTCACTTATATTTTAGTCTTCTTTACGGCGACGACGGCTTCCTGCATCGCGACGACCACCATCTCGACGGCTTCCTCCATCACGACTAGCGCCTGCACTAGCACCTTCACGACGACCGCCTTCACGACGACCTCTGCCACCATCTCGACGTCCACCAAAGTCACGACGTCCACCACGATCACCACTGCGACCACGACCTCCGCTTGAGCGTTCTTTACGCATTGGTAATGGACGTTCTTCAGAAATAGTAACTGGAGTGTCATCCGGTTCTTTCGTCATTGATTTAATAGCTGCTGCTACTAAATCAACTGCATTATGTTCTTCTAATAATTCATTCGCTAAAATACGATAGTCATTTAAATCGTTTGCTTGTACAATTTCAATTAGTTTTTCCATTGCTAATTTTTGTTGTCCCACAAGCGCTTCCGACTCAGTTGGCGGACGAAGTGGCGTCATGCGTTTTTTCGTAGTTTCTTCTACGATACGCAAGTAACCCATTTCACGTGGAGTTACAAAAGTAACTGCAAGTCCCGATTTACCAGCACGGCCAGTACGACCAATACGGTGAACATAGCTTTCTGGATCTTGAGGAATATCAAAGTTATAAACATGTGTTACACCTGAAATATCAAGTCCACGCGCAGCTACATCTGTTGCAACAAGGATATCAATTTTATTTTCTTTAAATTGACGTAATACAGACATACGTTTCGCTTGGCTTAAGTCGCCGTGAATTCCTTCCGCAACATAACCGCGGATGCTCAAAGCTTGAGATAATTCATCAACACGACGTTTTGTACGACCAAAAATAATGGCAAGCTCTGGTTGATGTACATTTAAAATACGAGTCAATACATCGAATTTTTCACGTTCTTGTGCTTTAACGAAATATTGGTCGATATTTTCTACAGTCATTTCTTTTGATTTGATTTTTACATTTTCAGGCTCATTCATAAATGTTTGAGCAATTTTTTGAATTGCTGGTGGCATTGTAGCTGAGAATAATAATGTTTGGCGTTCTTTTGGTACATTTTCTAAAATCGCATTAATATCATCAATAAAGCCCATGTTAAGCATTTCGTCTGCTTCGTCTAGTACAAGTGTTTGTACTCCATCAAGCTTTAATGTACGACGGTTAATATGATCTTGAATACGACCAGGAGTACCAACAATAATTTGTGGGTTATTTTTTAATGCACGAATTTGGCGTCCGATTTCTTGACCACCGTACACAGACAATAACTTAATACGTTTATCATAACCAATTTTATATAGTTCTTCTGAAACTTGGATTGCTAATTCACGAGTAGGGGCAATAATCAATGCTTGAATATTTGGGTTTTTCGGGTCAATTTTTTCAATTAGAGGTATTCCGAATGCTGCAGTTTTACCTGTACCAGTTTGCGCCTGGCCTAATACGTCACGACCTGCTAATGCAAACTTAATAGTTCCCTCTTGGATTGGTGTTGCTTCTTCAAATCCCATTCGTTTTAATGAACGTAATGTCGATTCGCTAATATTTAATTCTGAAAAATTTGTCAAACCTTTCATTCTCCTTTTTCCTATAAGTTGACAAATGGTTACATTTTCAGATGAAGTGTCGGCAA
Coding sequences:
- the sigB gene encoding RNA polymerase sigma factor SigB, coding for MSKESQLNKTSKKDQVLLWIENYQKTESDEMLTKLVLHFQQLVESIARKYSYGKSLYDDIVQVGMIGLLGAIRRFDPSIGGSFEAYAIPTIVGEIKRFLRDKTWDVHVPRRIKELGPRIKVAVETLTAKLQYSPSIIEIAEYLNVSEEDVLEAMETSKNYQALSINHSIESESDGSAVTLLDIVGKEDEGYEKTNQKLIFSEVVNILDEREKQVLQLTYLKQMSQKEVGDQLGISQMHVSRIQRKAIKKLQDEILKSSVLI
- the rsbW gene encoding anti-sigma B factor RsbW, which codes for METFDYIEIKIPAKPQYVGVVRLTVSGMATRLGFNYDEIEDLKIAVSEAVTNVVHHAYTEAVGEVVIGSALYKNRLEVMVADDGHGFNFEEIKSKIGPYTESESVEVLREGGLGLYLMETLMDEVRVNNDDGVTVFMTKYVTREQVKDNVKRIPTK
- a CDS encoding STAS domain-containing protein, with the translated sequence MKVNVQLREDGDMLRGKIEGEIDTFTAPILRDELETITIGKYSLIELDLSNVNYMDSTGIGVFVGFYKKVNREEGKLKLTQLSDRLTRLFEITGLNELMDIETHKKVELSDGNF
- a CDS encoding PP2C family protein-serine/threonine phosphatase — its product is MGYLQVQYEKILSDYLKNQSEENLYIGQNYIRQLIQKNITPEEVINIHKQAVEQLHGTLPKYVEHAYDFLIEVMVYYGLKVKEHQSLLMKQEELRIEMDIATKIQNLMLKTNIPKLNQIDVGMVSVPVRKMNGDYVYFLQDDGHHVSVAVTDVVGKGVPAALCMSMVKYGLDTLEYANNNPSYVLEVLNRIIEKSVDDSMFVSLFYGRFDVENNIFTYGSAGHEPALYYNAKENKFYDLESKGLLLGILPEVKYRQSEVHLNDGDFIIMLTDGVTEFRKLEELDSRQLIREIAMKCKHLNAQQMCDELYKQILSYQNYQLEDDFTVVIMKK
- a CDS encoding anti-sigma regulatory factor produces the protein MSEKSIVEIVTEWDIVTARQQGRNEAKAIGFTTVDQARIATAISELAKNIYLYAGEGDIIIERLEENNRLGIAITAIDKGPGIANLQSVLEDSFSNSGSSSVGIPAVKRLMDKLDIESEVGKGTKVRIEKWLKR
- a CDS encoding type II toxin-antitoxin system PemK/MazF family toxin, whose product is MIVKRGDVFFADLSPVVGSEQGGTRPVLIIQNDIGNRFSPTVIIAAITAQIQKAKLPTHVEIDAKKYGFERNSVILLEQLRTIDKSRLTDRITQLDVELMEKVDVALEISLGLMKF
- a CDS encoding transcriptional regulator; protein product: MYVKKVEEVEEVKIELPQEMVIEFNQTLERKCADKESFVYISSRRLSTHKQPNQIREALMKGYVEMSQINLTICSECLQAEYEAEHMVERLVSGG
- the alr gene encoding alanine racemase; the protein is MEQKQHFRPTKAIIDLQAIKNNVNRLKDFLPPNVQIIAVVKANAYGHGDIEVSKAAIEAGATMLAVATPEEALHIRESFPNIDIIVLGYSPVSFAPYAAEKDISLTVFSTEWVHQIQTKTELLRPLKLHIKIDTGMGRIGVTSANDLLNLYEAISTTSNLIVDGVFTHFATADEEDDSYFNKQVMKFEQLVNKLPQKPRIVHSANTATTLVKDQHLLFDAIRFGISMYGLAPSSYVKTKLPFPLEAAFSLETELVAVKQLEAGQSVGYGATYTAEKTELIGTLPIGYADGLIRKYSGQHVLIDGIRVPIVGRICMDQCMILLPRAYNIGEKVTLIGKQNNEEITIDEWATKVETINYEVPCLITSRVPRIYLQND
- a CDS encoding outer membrane lipoprotein carrier protein LolA; this encodes MRHKLIAFIVMLLSVLVLAACGGNSQEDVLKDLSNKWTDVKGYELDATMEIKTGAEPRVYDVNVWHTQPDLYRVKVSQQGEDVTQMIIRNKEGVFVVTPSLRKTYKFQSEWPKQNSQPYLIGALAEDLLSDEKLVMEEDEKNYIFTAATRNNHKSIMPTQKITVDKKSKLPTKISVLNDAQEEQIAITFKSIDMNKQHQESEYAVEKFTDKDDSKAAASAQTEQQDFQTHYPVLQWEDTTLVGEKEIADNGNKRVVLTFEGEKAFTLMQQPIVYDEDSTLPVFAPGDPADLGFTIGAITDNSISWESDGVSFFLASENLTKEEMMEVAASVTPGSMK
- the acpS gene encoding holo-ACP synthase, with translation MIKGIGLDIVEMERIQKAKNRSDKFQQRILSERELNIFKQLSEQRQIEFLAGRFSAKEAFSKANGTGIGQGCEFHQIEILKDKLGKPVLYFNGQAVSGFVSITHTKAYAAAQVILMNENF
- a CDS encoding rhomboid family intramembrane serine protease, giving the protein MFIRRESFRQFIKFYPIVSSLIAINLIVYILTILPIVGNSVFYLGMSVNYLIADGQWWRVITSIFIHGGFFHVLFNMFSLFLFGPEMEKIAGKVRFLTIYFIAGILGNVVTFVSYDGMYASVGASGAIFGIFGAFAALVYYTRRTMPQLKQIIMPIIIISVIISFIQPNVNIASHLGGLVTGFILGLTYFSPKHIISWRKK
- a CDS encoding PH domain-containing protein — encoded protein: MSNEKFKLHPISAVINFVKGLKDLIIPFLIIFVTNGFNFNIDVRQDGFWIEIIPTLIVVVIAFLYLFSGIIKWWTFVYWFEDNELRVKYGLFVKKKRFIPFDRIQGLNYKEGIFHRIFGLVQVMVETAGSTNGRPEAELTAITKDAAKRIEKETQRAKQSLDVLTNVEQLHDGKGELLQSEPTSRVVRKMTPKDLVILATTSNGIGVVLTGVVAVLSQFAEFIPYELIYEEIAGFIKFGFAVVALAVFVVFLFAWIISILITFINYYDFTIIEENERLIVSRGLLEKKRVTIPLNRVQAIKIVENPLRQLFGYATVVVESASGGFGEKEKKITLIPLIPKKKMIDPLQELFPQFEWNPILTKPPKRAKPFFYRIDFIWLLPIVGLCTYFFYPFGLLSILLIIPTIFLGIWQYRTAGYSIKRNQLTIVYRIISRVTFVVEKKRIQALERRQSYFQNRRQIASIEATVMSGLGGASAKAPNLNVKDVDTVMDWFDRSKEGVEEGIEQRE
- a CDS encoding PH domain-containing protein is translated as MRQQPIYQIPRKGLTVWRLYGLFNTLLVLIITGIISFLTYKFDGPSLIYLIVALIVLLVLIGSIWIPKIRWNHWRYEVREHEIEIQNGLFIVKRTLIPMVRVQHVDTAQGPILKKYDLSNISISTAATTHIIPMLISEDADRLRSRISELARVAEDDV